A stretch of Chionomys nivalis chromosome 2, mChiNiv1.1, whole genome shotgun sequence DNA encodes these proteins:
- the Capn10 gene encoding calpain-10 gives MRAVRAETPARELFRDAAFPASDSSLFFNLSTPLAQFREDITWRRPQEICATPQLFPDNPWEGQVKQGLLGDCWFLCACAALQKSQHLLDQVFPPGQPSWSDQKYRGFFTCRIWQFGHWEEVTIDDRLPCLAGRLCFSRCQREDVFWLPLLEKAYAKVHGSYEHLWAGQVADALVDLTGSLAERWSLKDIVGASGQQDRPSSREQRTCRQLLRLKNQCLISCSVLSPRAGARELGEFHAFIISDLRELWSRTGQGILLLRIHNPWGRRCWQGLWREGGEGWNQVEPAEASEMLAQLQEGEFWVEEEEFLREFDEVTVGYPVTEAGHLQSLYTEKVLCHTRALPGAWVIGQSAGGCRNNSCFPCNPKFWLRLLEPSEVCVAVLQRPRRCFEGQTRALVGASPAPVTLPGKDYQAVGLHIWKVEKRKVSLPRVLSSPPVAGTACHAYDREVHLRCELSPGYYLAVPSTFLKDVSGQFLLRVFSTGKISLSAVRLAAKAASPGTAPPAGEWETVRLRGCWRAGQTAGGSRNFASYPCNPCLPFSVPEGSGPRYIRVTLHQHCRLSDSQLHPIGFHIFQVPADGENQSARSLLLQEPLLSCVPHRYAQEVSRLCLLSVGTYRVVPSTYLPDTEGTFTVTIATRIDRQSIHSQEMLGQLLQEVSFMAVMKA, from the exons ATGCGGGCGGTCCGGGCCGAGACGCCGGCGCGGGAGCTCTTCCGGGACGCCGCATTCCCCGCCTCGGACTCCTCGCTCTTTTTCAACTTGTCCACGCCTCTGGCCCAGTTTCGGGAGGACATCACTTGGAGACGGCCCCAG GAAATCTGTGCCACACCTCAGCTGTTTCCAGATAACCCATGGGAAGGACAGGTGAAGCAAGGGCTGTTGGGGGATTGCTGGTTCCTGTGTGCCTGTGCTGCCCTGCAGAAGAGTCAACACCTCCTGGACCAG GTTTtccctccaggacagccaagctggTCTGACCAGAAGTATCGAGGTTTCTTCACCTGTCGAATTTGGCAGTTTGGACACTGGGAGGAGGTGACCATAGATGACCGTCTGCCTTGCCTTGCTGGGAGACTCTGCTTCTCCCGGTGCCAGAGAGAGGATGTTTTCTGGCTTCCCTTACTGGAAAAGGCCTATGCTAA GGTCCATGGATCCTATGAGCACCTGTGGGCAGGGCAGGTGGCAGATGCCCTGGTGGATCTCACTGGAAGCCTGGCAGAAAGGTGGAGCCTGAAAGACATAGTGGGAGCCAGTGGCCAGCAGGACAGACCCAGCAGCCGAGAGCAAAGGACTTGTCGGCAGCTGCTCCGCCTGAAGAACCAGTGTCTGATCAGCTGCTCTGTGCTCAGCCCCAGAGCAG GTGCCAGGGAGCTCGGGGAGTTCCATGCCTTCATCATCTCAGATCTGCGGGAGCTGTGGAGTCGAACTGGCCAGGGTATCCTCCTCCTGCGAATTCACAACCCTTGGGGCCGACGTTGTTGGCAGGGCCTCTGGAGAGAGGG GGGTGAAGGGTGGAACCAGGTAGAGCCAGCTGAGGCGTCTGAGATGCTGGCACAGCTCCAGGAAGGAGAATTCTGGGTGGAAGAAGAGGAGTTCCTCAGGGAATTTGACGAGGTCACTGTTGGCTACCCCGTCACAGAAGCTGGCCACCTACAGAGTCTCTACACAG AGAAGGTGCTGTGTCACACACGGGCACTGCCTGGCGCCTGGGTCATAGGGCAGTCAGCCGGAGGCTGCCGGAACAACAGTTGCTTTCCCTGCAACCCCAAGTTCTGGTTACGGCTCTTGGAACCCAGTGAGGTGTGTGTGGCTGTCCTTCAGAGACCCCGGAGGTGCTTCGAGGGCCAGACCCGGGCACTAGTGGGTGCCAGTCCTGCGCCAGTGACTCTCCCCGGCAAGGACTACCAGGCTGTGGGCCTGCACATCTGGAAG GTAGAGAAGCGGAAGGTCAGCCTGCCCAGAGTCCTGTCTTCACCCCCGGTAGCTGGTACTGCATGCCATGCCTATGACCGTGAGGTCCACTTGCGCTGTGAGCTCTCCCCAGGCTACTACCTGGCCGTCCCTAGCACCTTCTTGAAGGATGTGTCAGGGCAGTTCCTGCTGCGAGTCTTCTCCACTGGGAAAATCTCCCTCAG TGCTGTCAGGCTGGCCGCCAAGGCTGCATCACCTGGAACAGCCCCGCCTGCAGGCGAGTGGGAGACTGTGCGGCTGCGGGGCTGCTGGAGAGCTGGCCAGACAGCCGGGGGCAGCAGGAACTTTGCCTCTTACCCCTGCAAtccctgcctccccttctccGTTCCTGAGGGTTCTGGTCCCCGCTACATCCGCGTTACCCTACACCAACACTGCCGACTCAGTGACAGCCAGCTTCACCCCATTGGTTTCCACATCTTTCAG GTTCCCGCAGATGGTGAGAACCAGAGTGCACGTTCCCTGCTGCTTCAGGAGCCGTTGCTAAGCTGTGTACCACATCGCTATGCCCAGGAAGTgagccgcctctgcctcctgtcagTGGGGACCTACAGGGTTGTGCCCTCCACCTACCTGCCAGATACAGAGGGTACCTTCACAGTGACCATAGCAACCAGAATAGACAG GCAGTCCATTCACAGCCAGGAGATGCTGGGCCAGCTACTCCAGGAG GTCTCCTTCATGGCAGTGATGAAAGCCTGA